A single Anas acuta chromosome 27, bAnaAcu1.1, whole genome shotgun sequence DNA region contains:
- the ADRA1A gene encoding alpha-1A adrenergic receptor has protein sequence MHEHCQPLTMVFLPGNSSDCSNCTHSVGPVNISKAILLGVILGGLIVFGVLGNILVILSVACHRHLQSVTHYYIINLAVADLLLTSTVLPFSATMEILGYWAFGRIFCNIWAAVDVLCCTASIMSLCIISIDRYIGVSYPLRYPSIVTEKRGLLALLCVWALSLVISIGPLFGWKEPAPEDETICQITEEPGYVLFSALGSFYLPLTIILVMYCRVYVVAKRENKGLSSGLKTERSRSEEVTLRIHRKNTRETSGSASNPKSKHHFSVRLLKFSREKKAAKTLGIVVGCFVLCWLPFFVVMPLGSFFPAIKPPDTLFKITFWLGYLNSCINPIIYPCSSQEFKKAFQNVLRAQCLPRKHAAKKQSPSFNLNHPASQSMESGKGVVRIPVGSGETFYKISKSDGVCEWKIFSAVQSMPTKNAVSKDKSSCSAAKVKSKGFLQECCCAGTSGNVAHENCKVPTIKIHTISLSENGEDV, from the exons ATGCATGAACACTGTCAGCCACTCACCATGGTCTTCCTCCCTGGAAACTCATCTGACTGCTCCAACTGCACCCACTCCGTGGGGCCCGTGAACATTTCCAAGGCCATTTTGCTCGGTGTTATTCTAGGGGGATTAATcgtttttggggttttgggtAATATCCTGGTTATCCTCTCTGTAGCCTGCCACAGGCATCTTCAGAGCGTTACCCACTATTACATAATTAACCTGGCTGTAGCCGACCTCCTCTTGACTTCCACTGTCCTGCCCTTCTCAGCCACTATGGAGATTTTGGGCTACTGGGCCTTCGGGAGAATCTTCTGCAACATCTGGGCAGCCGTCGACGTCCTTTGCTGCACTGCTTCCATTATGAGCCTCTGTATCATCTCCATAGACAGGTACATCGGGGTGAGCTACCCGCTGAGGTACCCCAGCATAGTGACAGAGAAGAGAGGCCTCCTGGCTTTGCTGTGCGTTTGGGCCCTGTCCCTGGTGATATCCATCGGACCTCTCTTTGGCTGGAAGGAGCCAGCCCCGGAAGACGAAACCATCTGTCAGATCACCGAAGAGCCTGGCTACGTGCTGTTCTCTGCCCTAGGCTCCTTCTACCTCCCCCTCACCATCATCTTGGTGATGTACTGCCGCGTGTACGTGGTGgccaaaagggaaaacaaagggcTCAGCTCCGGTCTGAAGACGGAGAGATCCCGGTCGGAAGAAGTGACCCTACGGATCCACCGGAAAAACACTCGCGAAACGAGTGGGTCCGCGTCCAACCCCAAGAGCAAGCACCACTTCTCGGTGCGCCTCCTCAAGTTCTCCAGGGAAAAGAAAGCTGCCAAGACCCTGGGAATAGTTGTGGGATGCTTTGTTCTGTGCTGGCTCCCATTTTTTGTAGTCATGCCTCTTG gttctttctttcctgcaatCAAACCCCCGGACAcgctttttaaaataacattttggcTTGGATATTTAAACAGCTGCATCAACCCCATCATCTATCCGTGCTCAAGTCAAGAGTTTAAGAAAGCGTTCCAAAACGTCCTGAGAGCGCAGTGCCTCCCGAGGAAGCACGCAGCAAAGAAGCAATCCCCAAGTTTCAACCTCAACCATCCCGCTAGCCAAAGCATGGAAAGTGGCAAAGGTGTGGTCCGTATCCCTGTTGGCTCGGGCGAAACCTTCTATAAGATCTCCAAGTCCGATGGGGTCTGCGAATGGAAGATATTCTCTGCCGTGCAAAGCATGCCTACAAAAAACGCAGTTTCTAAGGACAAGTCTAGCTGCAGCGCTGccaaagtgaaaagcaaaggtTTCCTCCAGGAATGCTGCTGTGCAGGCACTTCGGGGAACGTGGCCCACGAAAATTGTAAAGTGCCAACCATTAAAATCCATACCATCTCCCTCAGCGAAAACGGGGAGGATGTCTAA